Proteins from a genomic interval of Papaver somniferum cultivar HN1 chromosome 4, ASM357369v1, whole genome shotgun sequence:
- the LOC113271637 gene encoding factor of DNA methylation 1-like has protein sequence MFGIGVKRMGALESQLFVEAFERKYGPGRYDDQAAMMCSRWEGYLKDPNWHPYTYIEEGNSRRVVPNENDKRLRMLRRVYGRKLYNAVSTALMQIHEYNPSGGVPYCGIVEL, from the exons ATGTTTGGAATTGGGGTAAAGAGAATGGGTGCTCTTGAAAGCCAGCTGTTCGTTGAAGCATTTGAAAGGAAGTATGGACCAGGTCGGTATGATGATCAAGCTGCAATGATGTGCTCCAGGTGGGAGGGATACCTCAAAGATCCAAATTGGCATCCCTATACATATATCGAAGAGGGAAATAGCAGACGG GTAGTTCCGAACGAAAATGACAAAAGATTGAGGATGCTGAGGAGAGTTTATGGTAGGAAGCTTTACAATGCCGTATCCACGGCCCTCATGCAGATCCACGAGTATAATCCCAGTGGGGGGGTACCCTATTGCGGAATTGTGGAACTTTAA
- the LOC113273323 gene encoding glucose-6-phosphate 1-dehydrogenase, chloroplastic-like, producing MQYMQQIPALKAEIENMKQKISTCKCDSENNFKELDKKLKQHEGGRVSNRVFYLPIPPNISELLKWLELGYVLFNASVLFRYFYSYGIIRDIMQSHLLQILALSAMETPVSLDAEDIRNGKVKVLRPMRPLQLDNVVVGQYKSCTKGGINYPGYTDDETVPKNSITPAFAAAALFIDNARWDGVPFLMKARKALHTRRFRSIQFNFNNTESEVVVLPTEQDLLDSESTVWIPPPINKYKSKF from the exons ATGCAAT ATATGCAGCAGATACCTGCACTCAAGGCAGAGATTGAGAATATGAAACAGAAAATCTCAACGTGCAAG TGTGACTCGGAGAACAATTTCAAGGAGCTAGACAAGAAGCTGAAGCAGCATGAG GGTGGAAGGGTTTCAAACCGTGTTTTCTATCTACCGATCCCTCCAAATATAT CTGAGCTTTTGAAATGGCTTGAATTGGGTTATGTTCTGTTCAATGCATCTGTCTTGTTCAGGTACTTCTACAGTTATGGTATTATAAGAGACATTATGCAGAGCCATCTGCTTCAAATACTAGCCCTTTCCGCCATGGAGACTCCTGTCAGTTTGGATGCTGAAGACATCAGAAATGGAAAG GTAAAAGTTCTACGCCCAATGAGGCCTTTGCAACTTGACAACGTGGTGGTTGGACAGTATAAGAGTTGCACTAAAGGGGGGATTAACTATCCAGGCTACACAGATGACGAGACAGTACCTAAAAATAGCATAACCCCAGCATTTGCAGCAGCTGCACTCTTTATAGATAATGCCAGATGGGATGGAGTTCCCTTTTTAATGAAAGCTAGGAAAGCCTTACACACTAGAAG GTTTCGTTCTATTCAGTTTAACTTCAACAATACAGAGTCTGAAGTGGTTGTCCTTCCCACCGAACAAGATTTATTGGATTCTGAATCCACTGTTTGGATACCTCCTCCAATAAACAAGTACAAAAGTAAATTTTGA